From a region of the Candidatus Acidiferrales bacterium genome:
- a CDS encoding mechanosensitive ion channel domain-containing protein, producing MTLFNDAWLDAIKQRAPRVLFDVATAVISILVWRTLTSHMIVKAAAQTRAAQAREDQTRTMAGVLYSVGVVIIALIAILMILPEFGFDITPVAAAAGLFSLALGFGGQYLVRDIINGFFVIFEDQYGVGDNIKLNGETGRVEHITLRRTVLRNSQGAIVTIPNGLVGQVANLSRDWSQYFLDITIPSEAGVPQALAALEKCAKELRDDPAWSPLLIDGPNVLGVESLALAGTTLRLQFRSAPTRNEDVARELRRRILLEMERAGIKLVSANRVVFSGPEGPLTTSPQTSGKS from the coding sequence ATGACTCTGTTCAACGACGCCTGGTTGGACGCAATAAAGCAGCGCGCGCCGCGTGTGTTGTTCGACGTGGCTACTGCTGTGATTTCCATCCTCGTTTGGCGAACGCTCACCTCCCACATGATCGTCAAGGCCGCCGCGCAGACTCGCGCCGCGCAAGCCCGCGAGGATCAGACGCGCACGATGGCCGGTGTGCTCTATAGCGTTGGCGTTGTAATTATCGCGCTCATCGCCATCCTGATGATCTTGCCGGAGTTCGGCTTCGACATCACGCCCGTTGCTGCGGCCGCTGGCCTTTTCAGCTTGGCTCTCGGATTCGGCGGGCAATATCTCGTGCGCGACATCATCAACGGATTTTTCGTTATCTTCGAGGATCAGTATGGCGTCGGCGACAATATCAAACTCAATGGCGAAACGGGCCGCGTCGAGCACATTACGCTTCGGCGCACGGTTCTGCGCAACTCGCAAGGCGCAATTGTCACCATTCCCAATGGCTTGGTCGGCCAGGTGGCAAATCTGAGTCGCGACTGGTCGCAATATTTTCTCGATATCACGATTCCCAGCGAAGCCGGCGTCCCGCAAGCATTGGCCGCTCTCGAAAAATGCGCCAAAGAGCTTCGCGACGACCCCGCCTGGTCGCCGCTTCTGATCGACGGCCCGAATGTCCTCGGCGTCGAATCTCTCGCTCTCGCTGGCACAACACTTCGCCTGCAATTCCGCAGCGCTCCCACGCGCAACGAAGACGTGGCGCGCGAGCTTCGCCGTAGAATTCTTTTGGAAATGGAGCGCGCCGGAATCAAGTTAGTCAGCGCGAATCGTGTTGTTTTTTCCGGGCCGGAAGGCCCTTTGACGACTTCTCCGCAAACAAGCGGAAAATCATAG